The Shewanella sp. MTB7 genome includes a window with the following:
- a CDS encoding ROK family protein, whose translation MNIAIDVGGTKISAALMNHGEIIEQRKIESVIHSDLLNLAAHLVTLCHDWVAKAEYVAIACTGQVGGEYVNFLSAKQKLPLKSQLERGFNMPVFIINDAAAAAWAEYCILNNLATEVNQATNVSGNVRRTDDTLVYITVSTGIGGGMIQNGQLVTSTDGFCAHLGHVSVQHSSQQSIKCHCGRVNCVEAISSGTAIAKQASLILNKTVSCKAVFEHYLAVPEIVKLIEDASSAVCDLIANIKAVTGTNIVILGGSVGSVEIFQQQVLAKVADLPDIYQVNITRPKMGADADLIGAYFYANKKINDSLNLKLSI comes from the coding sequence ATGAACATAGCAATTGATGTCGGTGGCACCAAGATATCTGCAGCACTAATGAACCATGGTGAAATCATTGAACAACGTAAAATTGAATCCGTTATTCATAGTGATTTACTCAATTTAGCAGCACACCTTGTCACCCTTTGTCACGACTGGGTAGCTAAAGCAGAATATGTTGCTATTGCTTGCACCGGCCAAGTCGGCGGTGAGTATGTTAACTTTCTTTCAGCTAAGCAGAAGCTGCCATTAAAATCACAGCTTGAACGTGGTTTTAATATGCCCGTATTTATTATCAATGATGCAGCCGCAGCGGCTTGGGCTGAGTACTGCATATTGAATAACCTCGCCACAGAAGTGAATCAAGCAACCAATGTCAGCGGCAATGTTCGCCGGACTGACGATACCTTAGTTTACATTACCGTATCGACAGGCATTGGTGGTGGCATGATTCAAAATGGGCAATTGGTCACCAGCACAGATGGATTTTGTGCCCACTTAGGCCATGTGTCAGTGCAACATAGCAGTCAGCAATCAATTAAGTGCCACTGTGGACGAGTCAATTGCGTCGAAGCCATATCCTCAGGTACAGCGATTGCGAAACAGGCTTCATTAATTTTAAACAAAACGGTGAGCTGCAAAGCCGTTTTTGAACACTATCTCGCTGTGCCTGAAATCGTAAAGCTGATTGAAGATGCCAGTAGCGCAGTCTGCGACTTAATTGCCAATATTAAGGCTGTAACTGGGACAAACATTGTTATTTTAGGCGGCAGTGTCGGCTCAGTAGAGATATTCCAGCAACAAGTACTCGCGAAAGTTGCGGATCTACCAGACATTTATCAAGTAAACATTACCCGACCTAAAATGGGGGCTGATGCCGATTTGATCGGTGCATATTTTTACGCCAATAAGAAGATTAATGACTCGTTAAACTTAAAGTTATCAATCTAG
- a CDS encoding 2-oxoacid:acceptor oxidoreductase subunit alpha produces the protein MTLFQSINEFVVRFANTNGTGSASANNMFAKAIMRMGLPVSAKNIFPSNIQGMPTWFEVRISEKDFLGRRDGAPEVVVAMNAQTIADDIESVQPGGFLLYDSSRILPQRLMRKEVNFLGMPISDICRAEYSDPRQRQLFKNVIYVGALAALLGLDFKVLKELVSDQFKGKEKLIRPNIYALELGFEFANKQFTCPLPVCVERRDLIGERILVDGNTACALGAVYGGATVVGWYPITPSTSVIEKFASYCQRLRIDPASGQKNYAIVQAEDELAAIGIAMGGGWSGARVFTATSGPGISLMTEFLGLAYFAEIPLVLMNVQRAGPSTGMPTRTQQSDMLTCAYASHGDSKQILLIPSTPKECFEFSALAFDLADRLQTPIIVMTDLDMGMNFHLSEPFNWDDEHEYDLGKVLDSDELEQVVDFGRYLDVDGDGICYRTLPGTHPTKGAFFTRGTSHNEYAVYTEKGEDYIHNMERLERKFITALQYLPKPDININAKAKRVGLVFYGSTAEAMPEAVSLLSEQGVKANTLRIRSFPFSAQISSFIHEHEMVFIIEQNRDGQVRKLLCNEMEIDPASMFALLHYDGLAITAQFIVEAVQARLAEHTEQAAS, from the coding sequence ATGACCCTGTTTCAATCAATTAATGAATTTGTGGTTCGCTTTGCTAATACCAATGGTACCGGCTCGGCAAGTGCTAATAATATGTTTGCTAAGGCCATAATGCGCATGGGATTACCTGTCAGTGCCAAGAATATTTTCCCCTCAAATATTCAAGGTATGCCGACGTGGTTTGAGGTGAGGATCAGCGAGAAAGACTTTCTGGGTCGCCGTGATGGTGCGCCGGAAGTGGTGGTTGCGATGAATGCACAGACCATTGCCGATGATATTGAATCAGTGCAGCCTGGCGGCTTTCTACTTTATGACTCCAGCCGAATTTTACCCCAGAGGTTGATGCGAAAAGAGGTCAACTTTTTGGGCATGCCTATCTCAGATATCTGCCGTGCGGAATATAGTGATCCTCGTCAGCGCCAGTTGTTCAAAAATGTTATCTATGTTGGTGCTCTTGCCGCCTTGCTGGGCCTTGACTTTAAGGTGCTTAAAGAACTGGTATCAGATCAGTTTAAGGGAAAAGAGAAACTTATACGGCCCAATATCTACGCTTTAGAGTTAGGGTTTGAATTCGCCAATAAGCAATTTACTTGTCCTTTGCCCGTGTGTGTTGAGCGACGAGATTTGATCGGCGAAAGAATTCTAGTTGATGGCAACACAGCGTGTGCCCTCGGGGCGGTTTATGGCGGCGCAACCGTGGTGGGTTGGTATCCAATTACGCCCTCTACCTCAGTCATTGAGAAGTTTGCTTCCTACTGTCAACGATTACGTATTGACCCTGCCAGCGGGCAAAAAAATTACGCCATAGTACAGGCTGAAGATGAGTTGGCTGCCATCGGGATTGCTATGGGAGGTGGCTGGAGTGGTGCACGTGTTTTTACGGCGACAAGTGGCCCAGGGATCTCGTTGATGACAGAGTTTCTTGGTCTTGCTTATTTTGCTGAAATTCCCTTAGTGCTAATGAATGTTCAACGAGCTGGACCGTCAACTGGCATGCCCACTCGTACACAACAATCAGATATGTTGACTTGTGCTTATGCCTCTCATGGCGATAGCAAGCAAATATTACTCATTCCTTCAACGCCAAAGGAGTGCTTCGAGTTCAGTGCGCTGGCTTTTGATTTAGCTGATAGGCTGCAGACCCCGATTATTGTGATGACAGATCTGGATATGGGAATGAACTTTCATCTTAGTGAGCCTTTTAATTGGGATGATGAACATGAGTATGACTTAGGAAAAGTGTTGGACAGTGATGAGTTAGAGCAGGTCGTCGATTTTGGCCGATATCTTGATGTGGATGGTGATGGGATCTGCTATCGAACTTTACCGGGGACACATCCGACAAAAGGCGCTTTTTTCACTCGAGGCACATCCCATAACGAGTACGCCGTTTATACGGAAAAAGGGGAGGATTATATCCACAATATGGAGCGTCTTGAGCGTAAGTTTATAACTGCACTGCAATATCTGCCCAAGCCTGATATCAATATTAATGCCAAAGCCAAGCGGGTTGGATTAGTTTTTTATGGTTCGACGGCAGAGGCTATGCCTGAAGCGGTTAGTTTATTGAGTGAGCAAGGCGTTAAGGCCAACACATTAAGGATTCGATCTTTTCCCTTCTCAGCACAGATATCAAGCTTTATTCATGAGCATGAGATGGTTTTTATCATTGAACAAAACCGTGACGGCCAAGTGAGAAAATTACTCTGTAATGAGATGGAGATCGATCCCGCTTCGATGTTTGCTCTGCTGCATTACGATGGTTTGGCTATTACTGCTCAGTTCATTGTCGAAGCAGTACAAGCTAGGCTGGCAGAACATACGGAACAGGCAGCGAGTTAA
- a CDS encoding N-acetylmannosamine-6-phosphate 2-epimerase produces the protein MPVLNKKLEKQLLSSLKQSLIASCQPVDNGPMDKVEHVVAMALAAIDGGAKGVRIEGVENVRAVAKTTSTPIVGIVKRDLTDSPIRITPFIDDVKALAQAGASIIAFDGTDRKRPTAMLDLLDAIHQHGCIAMADCADYETGLMLAKHGCTFIGSTLSGYIDLAHTPNEPDYPLVSLWAEQGINVIAEGRYNSPERAAKAIELGAFSVTVGSAITRVEHITQWFVGSIDNAVSSTTENTTT, from the coding sequence ATGCCAGTCTTAAATAAAAAGTTGGAAAAGCAGCTGTTATCGTCATTAAAGCAATCGTTAATTGCCTCTTGCCAACCCGTTGATAATGGCCCAATGGATAAGGTTGAACATGTTGTTGCTATGGCGCTGGCCGCAATTGATGGTGGCGCAAAAGGGGTAAGAATTGAAGGTGTTGAAAATGTTCGCGCTGTTGCCAAGACAACCTCTACACCCATAGTCGGCATTGTTAAAAGAGATTTAACGGACAGCCCAATACGTATTACTCCCTTCATTGATGATGTGAAGGCTTTAGCACAAGCTGGTGCCAGTATCATCGCCTTTGATGGTACTGATAGGAAGCGCCCGACCGCGATGTTAGATCTGCTTGATGCCATTCATCAACATGGCTGTATTGCTATGGCTGATTGTGCTGACTATGAGACAGGCTTAATGCTGGCAAAGCATGGCTGCACTTTTATTGGCAGTACCCTGTCTGGTTATATCGACTTAGCGCATACGCCGAATGAACCTGACTACCCATTAGTCTCGCTCTGGGCTGAACAAGGAATCAATGTCATTGCTGAAGGCCGATATAACTCGCCAGAACGCGCAGCTAAAGCCATCGAACTTGGCGCTTTTTCAGTGACCGTTGGTTCAGCCATTACACGTGTGGAGCATATCACCCAATGGTTTGTTGGCAGTATTGATAATGCGGTTAGCAGCACAACTGAGAATACAACTACATAA
- a CDS encoding 2-oxoacid:ferredoxin oxidoreductase subunit beta, with product MSYIKPQFRHPRLQVNDLGLTHRDYEGALSTLCAGCGHDSITSAVAQACAELSLPPHRIAKLSGIGCSSKAPNYFLNNAHGFNTVHGRMPSVATGANMANRDLIYLGMSGDGDSASIGFGQFAHVVRRRLNMLYMVANNGVYGLTKGQLAATAEQGMKSKSGEVSLFTDIDLCVSALQFGATFVARSFSGDKSQLVPLIKAAISHKGFAFIDIISPCVTFNNNPESNRSYDYVHDHITTAAVADFVPVKQEIRCENGQSDSEDICLHDGSILRLSRIDADYDAHDRIKAMTKIEQFKSEGKILTGLMYIDPEADDYHEINNTSDTPLNSLKQKTLCPGNHVLQTINESFR from the coding sequence ATGAGTTATATCAAACCACAATTTAGACACCCAAGATTGCAAGTCAATGATCTTGGCTTAACCCATAGAGATTATGAGGGGGCACTGTCGACCTTATGTGCGGGGTGTGGTCACGACTCTATTACCTCTGCCGTTGCTCAGGCCTGCGCCGAGTTGTCTCTCCCACCACATCGAATAGCTAAGTTATCCGGCATTGGTTGCTCCTCAAAAGCGCCCAACTATTTTCTTAACAATGCCCACGGTTTTAATACGGTGCATGGGCGTATGCCTTCGGTGGCAACCGGTGCGAATATGGCGAATCGAGATTTGATCTACTTAGGTATGTCCGGCGACGGAGACAGTGCCTCGATAGGTTTCGGTCAATTCGCTCATGTGGTGAGACGTCGATTAAATATGCTCTACATGGTGGCAAATAATGGAGTTTATGGATTAACTAAAGGCCAGCTTGCCGCGACTGCTGAACAGGGGATGAAGAGTAAGTCAGGTGAGGTCAGTTTATTCACTGATATCGATCTTTGCGTCAGTGCGCTGCAGTTTGGGGCGACCTTTGTTGCCCGTAGTTTCTCCGGTGATAAATCTCAGTTAGTGCCCTTAATTAAGGCGGCCATCAGTCACAAGGGGTTTGCTTTTATTGATATCATCTCTCCTTGTGTGACCTTCAATAATAATCCTGAATCTAATCGTTCCTATGACTATGTTCATGATCATATCACCACTGCGGCGGTAGCCGATTTTGTTCCAGTTAAGCAAGAGATACGTTGTGAAAATGGCCAGTCGGACAGTGAAGATATCTGCCTCCATGATGGCTCAATACTGCGCCTGTCGAGAATCGATGCTGATTATGATGCCCACGATAGAATTAAGGCGATGACTAAGATAGAGCAATTTAAATCAGAGGGGAAAATATTGACAGGACTGATGTATATCGATCCTGAAGCGGATGATTACCATGAGATAAACAATACGTCAGATACGCCACTGAATTCATTGAAGCAGAAAACTCTGTGTCCAGGTAATCATGTGCTGCAAACCATTAATGAGAGTTTTAGGTAA